The stretch of DNA CCAAAAAAAGCCGTTAAAATACCAAATCCTGCTAAAAGCATGCCTACGGCACCAGAATATTTTTGTGGGTATTCTTTAAAAAAATGGAAAGAACTTGCTCCTATTTTTGCTGAAAAAAATATGCTTGGAGATGCCGATTTATCAGCATTTGAACTTTTATGTCTGCATTATGGTGATGCTATGAATCTTTATGAAGCTATGATTAATGAAGGCGGTTCTATAGCTGGATATTTAGCAGGTAAAAACTCTCAAACAATGGGCGAATATTTAGCATATCATAAAGCTATAACAGCATATACTAAAATGCTTACCGAGT from Brachyspira suanatina encodes:
- a CDS encoding P27 family phage terminase small subunit translates to MPDKAKKAPKNAQNKPKKAVKIPNPAKSMPTAPEYFCGYSLKKWKELAPIFAEKNMLGDADLSAFELLCLHYGDAMNLYEAMINEGGSIAGYLAGKNSQTMGEYLAYHKAITAYTKMLTEFGLTPASKKKVPAPDTIEEDDPLEKMING